Genomic window (Fusobacterium sp. FSA-380-WT-3A):
TATTTTTTTAAATTTAACATTACATCATATATTAAAGCCCCTGCTAATTTGGAAGTTCTACTATCTATATCGTAAGTTGGATTTACTTCCGCAAAATCTATACATACCACTTTTCCTGTTTTCATTATTTCTCTTAATATTCTCTTTCCTTTTTTTGGACATAATCCCATTATTGTTGGAGCTGAAACACCTGGAGCTTGGGCTGCATCAAATACATCCATACAGAAAGTTATATATACTTTATCTACTTTTTCTATAAATTCTTCTAACTTTTCTACTATATAATTTTCTTCATATTCTTCATCCAACATTAATACATTATACTTTTCTGCTGTTTCTATTAATCTTTTTGTATTTCCTTGTTTTTTAAATCCTACTATACTATAAAAAGCATTTTTATCTCTATCTAATATTTGTTTAAAAGATGTTCCTGATGATGGCCCATTATCATATGGTCTTATATCTAAATGAGTATCAAAGTTTATAAGTCCTATTTTTTCATCCTTATATACTTTTCTTACACCACTGTAAGAACCATAAGCTATATCATGTCCTCCTCCTAATCCTATTGGTAACATTCCTTTTTTTATTACCTCTGAAACTTTTTCTGAATATTCTTTTTGCGCTTCTTCTAATACTTGACTTTTTAAATTTCTATAATCATAAACGCTTAAACCATCTATTTTAGGAAAAGATTGCATTGCTTTTCTTATGGCATTACTTCCTTCTTCTGCTCCTTTTCTTCCTTGATTTCTTACTACTCCATCATCTGTATTGTATCCTACAAAACAAACCCCTAACTCATTTTCTTTAGCTTCAGAAAATTCCTTAACAACTTGCCAAAGTCTTAAATCAACTTCTTCATCACTATCAAATCTTCCATTCCACAAGTCTTTCATTTTTTCCTCCCTTATTTCTCCACAT
Coding sequences:
- the hutG gene encoding formimidoylglutamase, with the translated sequence MKDLWNGRFDSDEEVDLRLWQVVKEFSEAKENELGVCFVGYNTDDGVVRNQGRKGAEEGSNAIRKAMQSFPKIDGLSVYDYRNLKSQVLEEAQKEYSEKVSEVIKKGMLPIGLGGGHDIAYGSYSGVRKVYKDEKIGLINFDTHLDIRPYDNGPSSGTSFKQILDRDKNAFYSIVGFKKQGNTKRLIETAEKYNVLMLDEEYEENYIVEKLEEFIEKVDKVYITFCMDVFDAAQAPGVSAPTIMGLCPKKGKRILREIMKTGKVVCIDFAEVNPTYDIDSRTSKLAGALIYDVMLNLKK